The genomic region ACATATGCGAACCGTTTGTTCGCTTGTTCCGTCGCTTTAGAGCCAAAGCTGCTTGTGACCACAAACTCGGCTTAGTGCAGCAAACAGTTTAAGCCGAAACATTGACGAGTTAACAACGATGAGCGGTTGAAATGGTGTTGGTTATTGCGGAAACTAAAAAGTGTTGTACAcaactaacaaaaacaacaataatgggCAGAAATGAAAGCAAATTAGTTGCAAACTATAAGTGATGAATGCGCTTGCGCCAACGACAACGGGCAATAGTGGCTACTCAAATtgattttatgattatttcgaaaaataaaataaaataaataagtcctaaaacaaaaaaaaaagtgtgtgATATTATTAGTGTTGAATTTTGTGGCGCAATCATGCTTAGTTTCTACTATTGATTACCTTTAAGCCGAACCAAATTTCAAACCGCCTCAATGAGTTTTATATaattgtgaaaatattgaaataaacgTATTACTTGTTTATTGTGTTGAAAGTgataagcaaaaattttacGATTGCacgacaaagaaaaaaaatcagccaatACGAAAACgaaatcgataaaaaataaaaattaaataaaatagaaaagcgAAATAGTGTACGAAGTGTATTTGTATGCGGCGCCGCGCAGGCGCACGCCAAAGTGCAAAGTGTAATTGCCATACaatgaaaataatcaaataattaataGCAACATTGTGCTacgagaaaaaaatatgtaaattgcatGCGGCAATTAAAGAATATCAAAGTGCAAGAAACTAgtgcaaagcaataaaaatgccACACCACAAATTGCAGCGCAAGCCGTCCAGCGAGACGCTCGCCAGCATGGCGTTGGACAGCACGCTGGACTCGCGCATGTCCAGCGCCGAAATACCGCAAATGGAGTTGCTCAAGGTGAACTATGTGCAACAGTGCAAGGAAGTGCGCATGCCGCGGCCCACCGCCGCAACAGCGCAACAAAAGTGCCACGCGCTTATGGCTGTAGGCGCCAAATATCCAGGCTACAAGGAGGCTATTGACAGTAGTCACAGTCAGTTTGTTGGCGCCAAAGCTAACAAAAACCATCAAAGTAAATCAAATGTAGGCGCGCTCAATGCACCGCAACGCGCCGCACCGCTTAAGAGCAATATGTCGGCGCGCGCAAAGCAACCGCTTCCGCCGCCCACCATTGAGTCGTGGCAGTTTTTGCAACATCAACTACCGCAAGCAAAAACTCAACAtccgcaacaacagcaacagcaaaagctGGCGTGCACTGCCACTCCCCCCAAATTGCAGACGCAGCTAGCGCCAACACATGCCACTACTAGCGCGAACAAAGCAGCACACTCCGATGACGATCAAGATTATGTGGATGTACAGTCGTGTTGCAACTCCTCCTGCGAATCTGCCACGCTGTCTTCAGCTTCCTCAGATGAAGATTTAGATGATGCCGCCTCTACGGTATATCCTGATTGCGAGAAATCACATAGTTGGAATTATCGTGCGCGCATCTCTACTTGTGATATACGCCGCGATATTGCGCGCGCTGGTATTAAGTCGCGCGCCGACCGCATAGCGCGTATTGAAAAAACGGACGCCGAgcctcaacaacaacaaagcgcaacAGCTAGTGTAGTTGCTGGTGATAAGCATGCTACAGCGCAGATGGCTTCACAGCAATGTGGCAACAAGCAAATATCGATAACCGTTACAACACCGGCCGCTTCACAGCAATGCGGCGGCAAGCCAATACCGGCAGCTGTAACGCAAATTAATCGGCTCTTCGAGCAAGCTAAACGACCGGAACAGCGGCGTTCAACAAAGCAACACCGCGCGCCAGCACCGCCGCAATCAAGTAATGCAACGCAAACCACTACAGTAGCGCAACATTTACGTGCGGCGCCAACGCCCATAAAGGAACCCAATATGCGCATGCGCGCGCGCGAGATATTGCCGCGCATTGACGAGCGTGTGAACCGTTTAAGCAACTCAAGCGCGCCGAGTGATTGCTATGATTGCATGCTGGAAAGTAATAACAAGGAAAGTGAGGAACCAAAAACGTGCGTTAACGCTGATGCATTGCGCCCAACGCGATCGTCACCTGAACAACGACAGCAAGTGTCGCGCATACCAAAGCCCATAAGTGAAgtgccacaacaacagcaacaaacgcaacagcaacaaatacaaaaacaacaaatgcaacagcaacaaatacaaaaacaacaacaactacaacagcgACACTCGAACAGCTCCGCGCAGCTCTACAATGAGGCAAATGAGCAACTGCAACGGCGCATACGCCAAATGTTCGATCATGAGCAGGAGCGCACACATCAGCTGCAGCGACAGGTTACCGACGAGTTTCGCATGCAATGCGCGGGTGAGAAAATCAAACTGCGCGCCACTAAATCGAACGCGCTCGAAGCGGCAGATAAACCTGAACGTTCTAATATGCATAAGTCTGATAGCTGTGATGAGCTCGATAAGATCGATAGGCATCTGTCCAAGCAGACGCGCCAGCATGTTgcgacaaattttcaaaagatcAAAATGGAGCGCGTGCATATACGTAAGAAACGCCAGCCGCTGCTGATAATTAATCAGCTCAATGAGTCAAAAGCTGATAACAACGACAGAACACTGGAGGAAAGCGCGCACGAAGTGAATGAAACGAAATGCAACGCGTTACACATGCAAACGAAGGAGACAGCTGCGAAGCCTACGCACGACGCCAGCCGACGCACATGCGGCTACAAGAACTGCACCTTCACCAACTGCCCCATGTCGGCCGCGAGCAAGACAgctggcagcagcagcagcacgaGCACACCACAGCAATCCGATGAGGAGATGAATACGCGCAAGCGCCTATCGCTCGAGAGCTGCTGCTCAGACTCTGGCGTCTCCTCATCCACCGATATTAAGGAGCGCAAAACGAAGGAGAACAACATGAAGAATATTGAGAAATGCGCGGATTGTGTGAAAATACTGCTACACCAAACGAGCGCCGACACAACCGTAATGCAACACAAGCTGAACCTAACCACCACTGCGCCAGTGCCAAAACTGAAAGAACTGGATGGCGACTTGCAGAAGGAGGGGCAAATTAAGATACGCGTCGGTAAAGCGCCCGGGGGCGATCCGAacgatttgcaaaatttcgcaaaaaaaaatctcaCAAAGGCCACAACGGATGAGCTATTAACCGCGGCCGTGGCGAAAAACAACATGTGCAACAAAGTGGGCGCCGCTGATAAGTTGTCTAACCGGACTGTGGCCGCAAGCGCCAGCCATGCCGccaaccacaccaaacagtgcaacATCGAAAATGACCTCAAAATCAACGAACAGCGCATTTACAATAACACCAGTTGTtgctgcagcagcaacaacagcaatcacaGTTGCGGTGGCAACAAACCGAACGGTAGTGAACGCAAACCGTTATGTGCCACAACAATAAAAATCGATGATAATTGGTTGCACGAGCAACAAAATACCTGCGATTTGGACTCGTTGATGGTGCCACCATCGCCACCGCTGCGCGTCTCATCTAAAGCGGCAAGCGCGCGTCAACAGCATGCAAGTAATAACGGTAAACACAGCGCTATTGGTGATAACGATAAACATAGTGTAAAGATTTTCGTGCGCAGTTCCACAAACAGCGGTGGCGTAGGCGTCAATCCAGCGCGCGCCTCATCCATATCCATGTGCTCATACACTTCGCAGACCTCGGGCTGCTCGCTGAATTCAGAAGCCTCCGCGCTCACTAGCGCCAGCAAAGCGTCAACATCTGGCAGTTCCTACACAACGATTTCGAGTAGCGCTTCGAGTAGTGAAGGCAAATGTAATTGTCGGCGAGCGAACCGCAATGCCAACGCGGTCGCAAAAAATCAGTTAGACGAGCGAACAGATAAATGCGAGGATACCGACTACTATTGCAGTTTAGAGCACATGCGCAAAGCTGGCATTTTTTACAATCACATCTCTGGCGCTGCTAAAAGTAGCCGCGGCACACAGAGCGACACGCTGCGTGCATGCGCCTCCTCACCAACGCCCTCAATGGGCACCTTCAGTGAGGTTAGCTGCGTGGCATGCGGCGATGAGCGCGAGCAGCAAGCAAAAATCCGTCAAAGCGTTGGCAGCAACGGTCCCATTGACGGCGTCTTCTGGAATAACACATATTTTCAGCAAGACGCTGATGCAACTGTAGATAGCGCTGTGAATATGGCGCATA from Bactrocera tryoni isolate S06 chromosome 3, CSIRO_BtryS06_freeze2, whole genome shotgun sequence harbors:
- the LOC120772138 gene encoding uncharacterized protein LOC120772138 isoform X1; this encodes MPHHKLQRKPSSETLASMALDSTLDSRMSSAEIPQMELLKVNYVQQCKEVRMPRPTAATAQQKCHALMAVGAKYPGYKEAIDSSHSQFVGAKANKNHQSKSNVGALNAPQRAAPLKSNMSARAKQPLPPPTIESWQFLQHQLPQAKTQHPQQQQQQKLACTATPPKLQTQLAPTHATTSANKAAHSDDDQDYVDVQSCCNSSCESATLSSASSDEDLDDAASTVYPDCEKSHSWNYRARISTCDIRRDIARAGIKSRADRIARIEKTDAEPQQQQSATASVVAGDKHATAQMASQQCGNKQISITVTTPAASQQCGGKPIPAAVTQINRLFEQAKRPEQRRSTKQHRAPAPPQSSNATQTTTVAQHLRAAPTPIKEPNMRMRAREILPRIDERVNRLSNSSAPSDCYDCMLESNNKESEEPKTCVNADALRPTRSSPEQRQQVSRIPKPISEVPQQQQQTQQQQIQKQQMQQQQIQKQQQLQQRHSNSSAQLYNEANEQLQRRIRQMFDHEQERTHQLQRQVTDEFRMQCAGEKIKLRATKSNALEAADKPERSNMHKSDSCDELDKIDRHLSKQTRQHVATNFQKIKMERVHIRKKRQPLLIINQLNESKADNNDRTLEESAHEVNETKCNALHMQTKETAAKPTHDASRRTCGYKNCTFTNCPMSAASKTAGSSSSTSTPQQSDEEMNTRKRLSLESCCSDSGVSSSTDIKERKTKENNMKNIEKCADCVKILLHQTSADTTVMQHKLNLTTTAPVPKLKELDGDLQKEGQIKIRVGKAPGGDPNDLQNFAKKNLTKATTDELLTAAVAKNNMCNKVGAADKLSNRTVAASASHAANHTKQCNIENDLKINEQRIYNNTSCCCSSNNSNHSCGGNKPNGSERKPLCATTIKIDDNWLHEQQNTCDLDSLMVPPSPPLRVSSKAASARQQHASNNGKHSAIGDNDKHSVKIFVRSSTNSGGVGVNPARASSISMCSYTSQTSGCSLNSEASALTSASKASTSGSSYTTISSSASSSEGKCNCRRANRNANAVAKNQLDERTDKCEDTDYYCSLEHMRKAGIFYNHISGAAKSSRGTQSDTLRACASSPTPSMGTFSEVSCVACGDEREQQAKIRQSVGSNGPIDGVFWNNTYFQQDADATVDSAVNMAHKKRTSAGGAPATVEHSEPSSDDNEHCCCSLTSCDDDNCSYYECGGGAQTDDDHCVSRIEVHASVHTPSGDSESNNVEYKTAAGNKSKSVVAANDICNCDARHYCAENSSAKDKYALEVEQQQARERERYAARQQQEQEQQWLRQRMRERERQMQFIRNSSAEEILIRNKKLLRKADLIHEFRPRSMDGVIDSSSGSLNGDTTGSSPDSASHLQNQQDAEARRVHRGHVLTELLETERIYVNEMASILKGYRDQMLSEEMMYLVPASLQGKEDILFGNLHELYTFHNEIFLKDLENCISTTELVALCFVQRRDTFYRLYSFYCQNIPRSDRLRETLVDTHLFLQECQKRLGHKLPLGAYLLKPVQRITKYKLLLENLLSSSDSGSCTKELQKALDCMLIVLRCVNDSMHQVAITGFPSNLSQQGELLLQDPFQVWTESKKDLRLRKKPQQRHIFLYQKSMIFCKKTSKPGHNKSTYQFKHQLKMSQIGLTESVRGDSTRFEVWLQGRQEVHTIQAPGEEVKNKWVTEIKRLLLNQLEELKGEKIKQYSMNHHGLRQTTSWDTPNILLGMPQRAVSCDASSESSNRNSNCSSSGDDAYPHGMPQLSTTTGNGHTHAHANGGSGVDKEQQEACGWSSDYSNSEDEMSIIEDNSAPGSKFVALADYAAMGHSEVSMREGDAIELLKVGCAGWWFVRVLEANAEGWTPAAYLEPLNRKSSRSSSRNQERINLTKCAE